The Sporomusaceae bacterium region TGTACAAAGTCGGCTGCCGCGGGCCGGTCGCCTACAACCAGTGCGGCTCGATGCGGTGGTGGAACGGCCTGTCCTACCCCATCCAGTCCGGCGCCCCCTGTGTCGCCTGCGCGGCCGACAACTTCTGGGACACCGACCCCTTCTACCAGCGCCTGCCCAACATCAACCTGCCCAACACCGTCGCCACCGCCGACACCATCGGCCTGGTCGCCGCCGGCGCCACCCTGGCCGGCGTCGCCGCCCACGGCCTGCTGTCGGTCGCCCAGCACCGGCGGCATAAGGAAAAGGATCGCCGCGAAGGCAAAGACGATGAATAGGGAGGAGGGGAGGAAACAATGAAACGAATTGTCGTCGACCCGATGAACCGTATCGAGGGGCACCTGCGCATCGAAGCCGTCGTCGACGAGGCCGGCGGCCGGGTCACCGAGGCGCTCTCCAGCGGCACCGCCTGGCGCGGCCTCGAGCTCGTCCTCCAAAACCGCGACCCCCGCGACGCCTGGCTCTACGCCCAGCGCTTCTGCGGCGTATGCACCACCGTCCACGCCCTCGCCTCAGTACGGGCCGTTGAGGACGCCCTCGGCATCGCCATCCCCCGCAACGCCAACTACATCCGCAACATCATCGCCGCCACCCAAACCGTGCAGGACCACATCATCCACTTCTACCACCTTCACGCCCTCGACTGGGTCAGCCCGGTGGCAGCCCTCAAGGCCGACCCCGCGGCCACCGGCGTCCTTCAGAACGCCATCCTCGAAAAATACCGCCTGCCGCTTGCCGGCCCCGTCGAGCTCGACACCGCCGCCTTCCCCCACAACCCGCCGCGGGCCACCGTCGCCTACTTCCGCGACATCCAGGCCAAGGTGCGGCGCATCGTCGAAAGCGGCCAGCTCGGCCTGTTCGCCGCCCACTGGTGGGACCACCCCGACTACGCCCTGCTGCCGCCCGAGGTCCACCTCCTCGCTGTTTCCCACTACCTCAACATGCTTGACCGGCAGCGCGAACTCGTCGACGCCCACCTCATCTTCGGCGGCAAAAACCCCCATCCCCACTACCTCGTCGGCGGCATGCCCTGCGCCATCTCCATGAGCGACATGAACGCCCCCGTCAACAGCCAGCGGCTGGCCGTCGCCGACACCTCCATCAACTTCGGCATCGAGGCCGTCAACTACTACTACCTGCCCGACCTCCTCGCCATCGGCCACATCTACGCCCAGAAAGGCATGACCGACGGCGGCGGCATCGCCGGCAAGGTCGTCCTCGGCTGCGGCGAATACCCCGATGAAACCTACGGTGGCATCGCCAACAACGACTATTACAAAAACCTGCTCTTAAGATCCAACGGCGTCGTCGAAAACTTCGCCCAGGGCGTGGCGGTGGCCAAATACCACGACCTCGCCGGCGCCGATCTCGCCGACCCGGCCATTGTCGCCGAAGGCGTCACCCACGCCTGGTATTCCTACCCCCAGCCGGGCGACCTCCACCCCTGGAGCGGCGTCACCAAACCCCAGTTCACCGGGCCCAAGGAAGGAACGAGGACCGACTGGAAATTCCTCGACGAAACCGGCAAATACTCGTGGGTCAAGACGCCCAAATGGCGCGGCCGCCTCGCCGAAGTCGGCCCCCTGGCCCGCTACATCATCGTCTATACCAAAGTAAAGCAGGGGCTGCTGCAGCCCACCTGGGTGGAAAAGATGATCGTCGACCAGATCGACGCCGTGTCCGCCGTGCTCGGCCTGCCGCCCCACGTCTGGATGCCCACCATGCTCGGCCGCACCGCCTGCCGGGGGCTTGAAGCCCAGGTCAGCGCCTATATCGGCAAATACTTCATGGACAAGCTCGTCAAAAACATCCGGAACGGCGACACCGCCGTCGCCAACACCGCCAAATTCGACCCCGCCGCCTGGCCGAAAGAAGCCCAAGGCGTCGGCATCCACGAAGCGCCGCGGGGTGCCCTCGGCCACTGGGTGACGATCAAAAACGCCCGCATCGCCAACTACCAGGCCGTCGTCCCCTCCACCTGGAACGCCTGCCCGCGCGACGACGCCGCCGGGCACGGCCCCTACGAAGCCGCCCTGCTCGCCACCAGGGTCAAGGTGGCCGACAAGCCGCTGGAAATACTCAAAGTCATCCACTCCTTCGACCCCTGCCTGGCCTGCGCCACCCATCTCTATAACGCCGACGGGGAGGAGGTGGCCGTAGTCCGCACCGACCAGTACGCCTGAGACCGGCGCGGACCGGAAGCCATGCACGATGGAAAACTGCGCGAATACTACGTCTTCAGCGGCGCCACCCGCCTCTTCCACTGGGTGACGGTGGTTGCCGTCGGCGTCCTCTTCTTCACCGGCCTCTACATCGGCGACCCCTTCTTCATCGGCGCCCAGGGCATCGAGCCCACTGCCGCCGTCAAGAGGGTCTTCTCCATGGAAATGATGCGCCTCTACCACTTCGTCGCCGGCTACCTGCTGCTGGCGTCCTGCATCCTGCGCGTCTACGGCTGGCTCATCAGCAAAGGCGACCGCCTGCTGCCGCGCTTTTGGACCAGGGGCTACTGGGAAGGGCTTGCCGACACCACCCTCCACTACATGTTCCTCCGCCCCCAGCACCGGCCGTACCTGCGCAACTCGCTGGCCCGCACCAGCTACCTCGCCGTCTACGTCATGCTGCTCATCCAGCTCCTCACCGGCTTCGCCCTCTACGTCATGGTCAACCCGGCCTCGCTGGCGGCGAAAATCCTCGGCCCCCTCAACCACCTCCTGTACGGCGAATACTTCGTCCATCTTATCCACCACTATGTCTCCTGGTTCATCGTCCTGTTCGCCATCGTCCACATCTACATGGCCACCCGCGCCGACTGGATGGAGAAGGGCGGCGAAGTCTCCGGCATCATCTCCGGGGTCAAATTCTACCGCGAACAGCCGGAGGACCTCGATGACCTCAAATAGCGCCGACCCCGTCGTCCTCATCGTCGGCGGCGGCTTCGCCGGCCTGCAGGCCGCCAAGGACCTGAGCGGCAAACCGCTCAGCGTCGTCCTCCTCGACCGCAACAACTACCACCTCTTCCAGCCTCTCCTCTACCAGGTCGCCACCGCCGGCCTCGGCCCCGAGGACATCAGCTACCCCCTCCGCGCCATCCTCCGCGGCCACGACAACATCGTCTTCCGCATGGCCGACGTCTGCGGCGTCGACCTCGCCGGCCGCCGCGTCCTCACCGACGGCGGCGCGATATGCTACGACTACCTGCTGCTGGCTGTCGGCGCCGAGACCAGTTTCTTCGGCCTCGACTCGGTCGCCGCCAACGCCGTCGGCCTCAAAAACCTCACCGACGCCCTCACCCTCCGCAACCACATCCTCCACATGTTCGAGCTCGCCTCCCAGGAAGAAAACCCCGCCATAAGGCGCGAGCTTCTGACCTTCGTCGTCGCCGGCGGCGGGGCCACAGGCGTCGAAAGCGCCGGCGGGCTGGCCGAGCTCGTCCACCTCGTCCTCAGCAAAGACTATCCCGAGCTCGACTTCGCCGAAGTGACGCTCATCCTCCTCGAAGGCGGCGACCGCCTGCTGCTCGCCCTGCCTGCGCCCCTGGCGGCCTTCGCCGCCCGCGAACTCAGGAAAAAGCGGGTCGAAACCCGGTTCCACGCCCGGGTGGCCGGCTTCGACGGCCGTACGATAACCCTCGCCGACGGCGCCGCCATCCCCGCC contains the following coding sequences:
- the cybH gene encoding Ni/Fe-hydrogenase, b-type cytochrome subunit, which produces MHDGKLREYYVFSGATRLFHWVTVVAVGVLFFTGLYIGDPFFIGAQGIEPTAAVKRVFSMEMMRLYHFVAGYLLLASCILRVYGWLISKGDRLLPRFWTRGYWEGLADTTLHYMFLRPQHRPYLRNSLARTSYLAVYVMLLIQLLTGFALYVMVNPASLAAKILGPLNHLLYGEYFVHLIHHYVSWFIVLFAIVHIYMATRADWMEKGGEVSGIISGVKFYREQPEDLDDLK
- a CDS encoding NAD(P)/FAD-dependent oxidoreductase; translation: MTSNSADPVVLIVGGGFAGLQAAKDLSGKPLSVVLLDRNNYHLFQPLLYQVATAGLGPEDISYPLRAILRGHDNIVFRMADVCGVDLAGRRVLTDGGAICYDYLLLAVGAETSFFGLDSVAANAVGLKNLTDALTLRNHILHMFELASQEENPAIRRELLTFVVAGGGATGVESAGGLAELVHLVLSKDYPELDFAEVTLILLEGGDRLLLALPAPLAAFAARELRKKRVETRFHARVAGFDGRTITLADGAAIPARTLVWAAGVKAAALIATLGVPTDRLGRAIVAETLQLSDHPEVFVAGDAACREQDGQPLPMIAPVAVQQASLAAANIAALAAGRQPAALDYRDPGTLATIGRSSAVATVGRWRFAGFTAWLLWLAIHLIRLVGFRNRFIVTINWAWDYFFYERAIRLILRI
- a CDS encoding nickel-dependent hydrogenase large subunit; its protein translation is MKRIVVDPMNRIEGHLRIEAVVDEAGGRVTEALSSGTAWRGLELVLQNRDPRDAWLYAQRFCGVCTTVHALASVRAVEDALGIAIPRNANYIRNIIAATQTVQDHIIHFYHLHALDWVSPVAALKADPAATGVLQNAILEKYRLPLAGPVELDTAAFPHNPPRATVAYFRDIQAKVRRIVESGQLGLFAAHWWDHPDYALLPPEVHLLAVSHYLNMLDRQRELVDAHLIFGGKNPHPHYLVGGMPCAISMSDMNAPVNSQRLAVADTSINFGIEAVNYYYLPDLLAIGHIYAQKGMTDGGGIAGKVVLGCGEYPDETYGGIANNDYYKNLLLRSNGVVENFAQGVAVAKYHDLAGADLADPAIVAEGVTHAWYSYPQPGDLHPWSGVTKPQFTGPKEGTRTDWKFLDETGKYSWVKTPKWRGRLAEVGPLARYIIVYTKVKQGLLQPTWVEKMIVDQIDAVSAVLGLPPHVWMPTMLGRTACRGLEAQVSAYIGKYFMDKLVKNIRNGDTAVANTAKFDPAAWPKEAQGVGIHEAPRGALGHWVTIKNARIANYQAVVPSTWNACPRDDAAGHGPYEAALLATRVKVADKPLEILKVIHSFDPCLACATHLYNADGEEVAVVRTDQYA